CTCTGAAGGTGCAGGTCTTGGCAATAAGTTCTTAGCAAATATCAGAGAGTCAGATGCAATCTGCCAAGTTATTCGAGTTTTTAAAGATGGTGATGTGGTCCATGTTGATGGCAATGTTGATCCTAAAAAAGATATGGAAACAATTAACACCGAACTTTGTTTAGCAGACTTGCAAACCTTAGAAAAGGCGATCCCACGTCTTGAAAAAGAGGTTAGAACTGTTAAAGAAAAGGTGCCAGTTTTAGAGGCTGCAAAAGCTGCTGCGCAAATTTTAAATCAAGGTCAACTTTTGCGAGGCAGCAAGGTTGATATCGCAGCCATTTCTGAGTTACAACTTTTAACTGCAAAACCATTTTTATATGTTTTTAATGTTGATGCCGCTGAATTAGCAGATAATAAATTACGGGAAGAGTTAGCAGCATTGGTCAAACCAGCAGAGGCGATTTTCTTAGATGCTAAGACAGAGGCAGAGCTTGCTGATTTAGATGCGCCAGATGCGCTGGAATTGCTCAAATCAATTGGATTAAGTGAGCCAGGATTAACCACATTAGCAAGAGTTGGTTTTAATACATTAGGATTACAGACATATCTGACCGCAGGTCCTAAAGAGGCCAGAGCGTGGACGATTCATAAAGGTGATACTGCCCCAGCTGCGGCTGGTGTGATTCACACTGATTTTCAAAAAGGATTTATCAAGGCAGAGGTTGTGGCCTTTGATGATTTAGTAGCTGCTGGATCAATGGTGCAAGCCCGCGCCAATGGCAAGGTGCGAATGGAAGGTAAGGATTACGTGATGGTCGATGGCGATGTAGTGGAGTTTAGGTTTAATGTCTAAAAAACAAGCACACTTAAAAGATTTGCCAATTAAAAAACGGGACAACCTTCGTAACGTGGCAATTATTGCCCACGT
The Candidatus Nanopelagicus limnes DNA segment above includes these coding regions:
- the ychF gene encoding redox-regulated ATPase YchF; translation: MSLSIGIVGLPNVGKSTLFNALTKNNVLAANYPFATIEPNVGVVGVPDDRLAVLAEIFTSEKILPAAVSFVDIAGIVKGASEGAGLGNKFLANIRESDAICQVIRVFKDGDVVHVDGNVDPKKDMETINTELCLADLQTLEKAIPRLEKEVRTVKEKVPVLEAAKAAAQILNQGQLLRGSKVDIAAISELQLLTAKPFLYVFNVDAAELADNKLREELAALVKPAEAIFLDAKTEAELADLDAPDALELLKSIGLSEPGLTTLARVGFNTLGLQTYLTAGPKEARAWTIHKGDTAPAAAGVIHTDFQKGFIKAEVVAFDDLVAAGSMVQARANGKVRMEGKDYVMVDGDVVEFRFNV